The DNA region CGGTCCTTGGGGGACTTGGGGATGGAAGCACCTGCGAGCGCACTCGTGGAAACGCCGCTCGACGATCTCTGGTCCCGCATCGACGGGTTCCTTCGCGCCCGCTGCCGCGAGGACCTGTACGAGCGCTGGTTCGAGCCGCTCCGCCCCGTCTCGCTGGGCGAGGGCCGGCTCCAGATCGGCGCGCCGGACAAGTTCCACCGCGACTTCGTCGAGGACAATTACCGGGGCTGGTTCGAGGAGTTCATCCCGGAGCTGACCGGCGAGCGCCTCCGGATCGCGTTCGCGGTGGACGACGCGCCGCGGCCGATCGGCGCGCCGGCCTCCCCGCCGCCCGCCGCCGTGGCGGCGCGCGCGGCCGAGCCGCACCTCGAGCCGCGCGACTCGCGCCCGAACCCGCGCTACGCGTTCGACACCTTCGTGGTCGGCGCCTCCAACCACTTCGCCTTCGCCGCCGCCCAGGCCGTCGCCGCCAACCCCGGCCGCACCTGGAACCCGCTCTTCCTCCACGGCGACTCCGGCCTCGGCAAGACGCACCTGCTCCACGCGGTCGCCCACGCGATCCTCGAGAAGAGCGGCGGCCGCGTCGCCATCGTCTCCTCCGAGCGCTACACCAACGACTTCGTCGCCGCCCTCTCCAGGGGCACGATGGACGAGTTCCGCCGCAAGTACCGCGAGTGCTCGGCGCTGCTGGTGGACGACGTGCAGTTCCTCGCCGGCAAGGACAAGACGGCGGAGGAGTTCTTCCACACGTTCAACGAGCTCCACGACCACCACGTCCAGATCGTGCTCTCCAGCGATCGCTCGCCGAAGGAGCTGAAGGGCCTCGACGAGCGGCTCTGCTCGCGGTTCGAGTGGGGCATGCGGG from Anaeromyxobacter dehalogenans 2CP-C includes:
- the dnaA gene encoding chromosomal replication initiator protein DnaA, whose translation is METPLDDLWSRIDGFLRARCREDLYERWFEPLRPVSLGEGRLQIGAPDKFHRDFVEDNYRGWFEEFIPELTGERLRIAFAVDDAPRPIGAPASPPPAAVAARAAEPHLEPRDSRPNPRYAFDTFVVGASNHFAFAAAQAVAANPGRTWNPLFLHGDSGLGKTHLLHAVAHAILEKSGGRVAIVSSERYTNDFVAALSRGTMDEFRRKYRECSALLVDDVQFLAGKDKTAEEFFHTFNELHDHHVQIVLSSDRSPKELKGLDERLCSRFEWGMRVQIEVPEFETRAAILQKKADVEKIDLPDDVTQLLAQHIRSNVRELEGALMRLAAFASLKSEPITVPLARDVLSDVIPPPGYRPPIEKIQEAVAGHYGLTVAKLTSASREQKIAFPRQVAMYLCRELAKEKFQSIAEKFNKKDHTTVIAAVDRVKGLLESDDAVRTAVAQLSAKLAP